One part of the Streptomyces lydicus genome encodes these proteins:
- a CDS encoding GerMN domain-containing protein produces the protein MSTTHTPVRRAARTRRVMGGVVSGALAGALAGCGIAPTDVIDAGEPASGVKSPGQPAADVQLFFYGPSGLRSATRPAKAPVDPEQAIQLLMDGPNHAERMRGLSSVLPKFPGRLTAATGAGTVVITLPVNAKLLDSASLNQLVCTAANARVPGDKPPGQVVVTLVGDRVRVGPLVCGGNNVFPVVQPTPTFPQPSSTGTGSVGGVG, from the coding sequence ATGAGCACCACGCACACCCCCGTACGGCGAGCGGCGCGGACCCGGCGGGTGATGGGCGGTGTGGTCTCCGGCGCGCTCGCCGGTGCGCTGGCCGGCTGCGGCATCGCGCCCACCGACGTGATCGATGCCGGTGAGCCGGCGAGCGGGGTGAAGTCGCCGGGCCAGCCGGCGGCCGACGTCCAGCTCTTCTTCTACGGGCCGTCCGGGCTGCGCTCGGCAACCCGTCCGGCGAAGGCCCCGGTCGATCCCGAGCAGGCCATCCAGCTGCTGATGGACGGGCCGAACCACGCCGAGCGGATGCGGGGCCTGTCCAGTGTCCTGCCGAAGTTCCCCGGCCGGCTGACCGCCGCCACCGGCGCGGGCACGGTCGTGATCACCCTGCCGGTGAACGCCAAACTGCTGGACTCGGCCTCGCTGAACCAGCTGGTGTGCACCGCGGCCAACGCCCGGGTGCCCGGGGACAAACCGCCCGGGCAGGTCGTGGTGACCCTGGTGGGCGACAGGGTGCGGGTCGGCCCCCTGGTGTGCGGCGGCAACAACGTCTTCCCGGTGGTCCAGCCCACCCCGACCTTCCCGCAGCCCAGCAGCACCGGCACCGGCAGCGTCGGCGGCGTA